The following is a genomic window from Sphingorhabdus sp. Alg231-15.
CGAAGTGGAAATTATCTCTTCTAAGTCCGGAAGCAATGTTTTCCGGGGCAACCTGTTCTACAAATCGCGTGGTGCGCTGGTATTTCGGCATGGTGACGGCACACTGGTGGAGAATAACATCTTCCTCGGTGGCGGAAAGGCTCATACTGGCGGTATCCGCGTTATCAATCGTAACCAGACTGTTCGTAACAACTATATGGAAGGGCTTCGCGGCACCGGTTTTGCCAGCGCGCTGACTGTGATGAACGGCGTGCCCAATTCGCCCGTCAATCGCTATGTCCAAGTGGATAACGCGATTATCGAGAATAACAGTGTGATCGACAGCGGCCGCATCACCTTTAATGCTGGCGCCGACAAAGAGCGTTCCGCGGTGCCTGTGAATAGTCGCTTCAAGAATAATTTGCTTGGCGGCGCTGGCGGTAGATCATTCGTAAAAATTCAAGACGATATCGGCGGCATAGCCTTTTCCAACAACATTTTGACCAACGGCGAGATTGAGCAGTCAGTTGCTGGCATAGCTGAGCGCGAAGTAGCTCTCGTCCGTGCAAAAAATGGCCTACTTTATCCAAAAGGTGAAAGTGTCGGTGCATCGCGGGATATTAAGCCCATTACACGCGACCAGGTCGGTGTTAGTTGGTATCCGAAGCCCTCATCTGAAGATCGATTTAGCGCCGGAAAGGCAATTGATGTTGCACCCGGCGAGGACAGTCTAACCGAGGCATTTGCAGCCGCGAGTGAAGGTGATCGATTGATCCTTGGCGCGGGCGAATATCTGGTGAACAAGGTTTTGTCATTGGATAAAACAATTTCGATTGAGGGACCAAAGGATGTTGTCGCACGGATCCGTTTCGCCCGACCATCGCTCGTTGAAATCAAACAGGGCGGAAGTCTTCGCCTCGCTAATCTCACCATAGACGGTGATATGGCACCGGATTCTGTGGGTAACGCCGTTATTCGTACAACCATATTTCCCATTCAATCGAACTTTTTGATCGACCTGGATGGCGTAAACGTGACCAACCTCGATGTGAACCGGTCATTCCATGTCATTGCGCTTGGAAAAAGCTCCCTCGCTGATCGTGTCAGCATTAAAAACAGCAATTTCATCAACATCTCAGGTTCGGTCTTGCAGGCCGCTGCCGAGACCGAGGACTATGGCCAGTATAATGCCGAATATGTCGATATATCTGATTCCAATTTCCAAGATATTGGCGGAGAGATTTTCAATATCTATCGCGGTGGCCGTGATGAAAGCACATTTGGGCCGCATTTCTCCCTGACCGGTTCAAATTTCATGAACGTTGGCCGCAGCAAGAATAATATCTCTGGCGCATCCATGGTTCTTCATGGTGTTCAAGAAGCTGCAATTAGCGACAATAACTTCCTCGATGCTGCTCCGATCAAGATCGTACACACCGTTGGCCGGCCGCAAACCCTTGTTTCTGGCAATAAGGCGCAGAATATGCCGGAGCCTATATTGCAGGAACTAAACTATGAGGGCACGCATCGCGCTACTCTATCCGACAATCGGTTTGAAGGCGCGACAAAACCATGAAGGGCAAAATCCTAGCGGTCGCACTCTGGGGTGCTGCATCTTCAGCCGCGGCGGCAGGGCCGATCGCATAC
Proteins encoded in this region:
- a CDS encoding chondroitinase-B domain-containing protein; translation: MIVRLGLFAAICTAVVFPASAETYFVKTQKDYFAAEKVLNAGDTIVLANGVWQDFEIKFSGPGTQKNPITLRPQSAGKVILSGQSNLRIGGKYMVVAGLVFKNGYSPTGEVISFRRSKKDLASYSRVTNVVIDHFSKPDRYESDYWVGMYGKHNRFDHNHLIGKTNKGVTFAVRLDSKESQENYHRIDYNYFGPRPVLGSNGGETLRIGTSKYSMFNSNTLVENNYFDRCDGEVEIISSKSGSNVFRGNLFYKSRGALVFRHGDGTLVENNIFLGGGKAHTGGIRVINRNQTVRNNYMEGLRGTGFASALTVMNGVPNSPVNRYVQVDNAIIENNSVIDSGRITFNAGADKERSAVPVNSRFKNNLLGGAGGRSFVKIQDDIGGIAFSNNILTNGEIEQSVAGIAEREVALVRAKNGLLYPKGESVGASRDIKPITRDQVGVSWYPKPSSEDRFSAGKAIDVAPGEDSLTEAFAAASEGDRLILGAGEYLVNKVLSLDKTISIEGPKDVVARIRFARPSLVEIKQGGSLRLANLTIDGDMAPDSVGNAVIRTTIFPIQSNFLIDLDGVNVTNLDVNRSFHVIALGKSSLADRVSIKNSNFINISGSVLQAAAETEDYGQYNAEYVDISDSNFQDIGGEIFNIYRGGRDESTFGPHFSLTGSNFMNVGRSKNNISGASMVLHGVQEAAISDNNFLDAAPIKIVHTVGRPQTLVSGNKAQNMPEPILQELNYEGTHRATLSDNRFEGATKP